The sequence below is a genomic window from Flavobacterium lipolyticum.
CCGAACAGCTGGAACACATCAAATCGGAACAACTGATTAATCGTCTGGATGATTTTCTGGGAAACCCTACAGAAGATCCGCACGGAGACCCAATTCCCGATGCCAACGGACGAATCGTCAAAATCGAGAAACAATTGCTTTCAGAATTAACAGAATATCAAACCGGAGTTTGTGTGGGAGTAAAAGATACTTCCTCGGAGTTTTTAAAGTATCTGGACAAACAAGGAATTGCTTTGGGCTCTAAAATTGATCTTTTATCGAAAGAATCGTTTGATTTGTCCGTTAAAATTAAGGTGGATGGACGGGAATTGTCTATTTCGAATAAAATTGCCTCAAACTTGTTTGTAAAGCTGGTTTAGAGGTTTATTATTCGCTATGGATAAAGATTTTTTTAGATCTCCATAAATGGGCCGAGCCTATGGCTCTCAATTCTGTGGGAATTTATCGTTTGGACGGATTAAAATCCGTCCCTACAAAATTAAAGAACGAGCCTATGGCTCTCTTTTAATCATATCTTCAGAAAATTTCAGAGAAATGATAAATGATGTCGCAATAGATTTTAATTCGATAATCTGGAAACACACCATACAATTAAAGTTCCAAAGGAACGGAACATATTGTAGCAACGGATTTTAATCCGTTGACCCAAAAAATGCAAAAAAACAATATAGTTCCATCGGAACCAGGCCTTTGCTTCAAACCATTTCTCTACAAAATAACCGTAACGATAAATAGTATCCTTTAAACTATCCCTTTCTCGATCATTTCCAGCATAACCGGAGAAGCGTTTTTAAACGTTGGTGGCTGTTCGATAATACTTCCAGCATTCTTCTTGTTCACCTTAAAAGTCAAATCATTATCTGTGGTAAACAGTAAAGCTGTTAAAAATGGATTTTTAATATAAGTTCCTAATACCAATAGTGCTTCGTCTAAGGTATGAACGCTTTCAACTTCTTCGGTTTTATATCTGGTTGTTAAAGAAATAGAGAAGGTATTATCCTCATTCAAAACTAAACGAAAATAAATATTCTTAATCTCGGTATCGCCCATTGTTTTGGCCAAAGTCAATTTTGCGAAGGTTCCCGCCTGGATGCTTTCTTTAACTCGTTCACAAAAAAGGGCAAATATTGGTTCGTACATTTTTTTAAGGTTCTAAGATTCTGAGATGCTGAGGTTTTTTACCGCAAAGTTCGCTAAGATTTACGCAAAGGGCACAAGGAAAATTAAAAACTTTGCGAACCTTGTGTAAACCCTTGCGGTCTTAGCGGTTATGAAAAAAAATTATTTCCCTGTAAATTCAGCTTTACGTTTTTCTAAAAATGCCGTTGTTCCTTCTTTGAAATCCTGAGTCCCGAAACATTTTCCGAATGATTTGATCTCGGTGTCAAAACCATTTTTACCATCAGCATAGTTCGCATTGATCGCTTTTATGGCTTTAGCGATTGCAAATGGTGCATTTTTAATAATTTTCTGAGCGATTCCGGTAGTAAAATCCAAAAGCTCTGCTTGTGGCACTACATGATTCACTAAACCGTATTGTTTGGCCTCTTCTGCACCAATCATAGC
It includes:
- a CDS encoding metal-dependent transcriptional regulator — translated: MTFSEENYLKSIYHLTASNDAEVSTNAIAEMMETKASSVTDMLKKLSEKDLVNYKKYQGVSLTENGKLAAKMIVRKHRLWEVFLVEKLSFSWDEVHDIAEQLEHIKSEQLINRLDDFLGNPTEDPHGDPIPDANGRIVKIEKQLLSELTEYQTGVCVGVKDTSSEFLKYLDKQGIALGSKIDLLSKESFDLSVKIKVDGRELSISNKIASNLFVKLV